The Colletes latitarsis isolate SP2378_abdomen chromosome 14, iyColLati1, whole genome shotgun sequence genome has a segment encoding these proteins:
- the LOC143349972 gene encoding uncharacterized protein LOC143349972, with protein MAGFLLCAVRFLFLLFINFILIFSCSANKPIQNVPEPLIQSALNSLNEDSPTHHTYKGGNLISAQRLNLSPYIIYRLTFDLTPICKEALEPCPREACTVEVKQHEQGDIIVLRESIQCMYLYPQSTQHDSLQGQENTQEQEITENVDKQIVSNQSVELDHEIQKTGDHNDRPFIAMRASTPNYCPGCPYELNPNLPGLVAFGEQVAKLMDESMPNDFKHKMIDVIKVTRVVPISSNVIRYQLLLRMGETDCLKNAIDQSECSVQGNRPINICLVTFEEQPWQQSSRVITKKDCILDNIIEIERNSSLPSMLNAEALVTPASNKEEMNFEKFEALKNLRDILNNYTYTTTVKLEEQQQSEITERAIVKVYINNSNDDTKPQGFEDKAKEFNEFLKDFNLPTREAKSNPEINKEEVKEDIILPKKVSIDSTTNESRELYRNKRQTRLVGAPAIQNISDPEIQEYVNKALQKFSENSEGTNEPMVVEITQASKQIVSGSLYKITAKLGTSTCPKGTTNNCQLKEGSEIKECLFSIWSRPWLDNGSPEITINCNLNRTKRSLRGNRYSQKMLEIAEDIKGETMFENFIKEYGKTYDSAKMKQHRFKIFKKNLKIIEELQSSEQGTAKYGVTMFADLTPKEFKARYLGFRPELRHENDIPFSEAEIPDVDLPPKFDWRDHGAVTPVKNQGQCGSCWAFSVTGNIEGQYAIRHKKLLSLSEQELVDCDSLDEGCNGGYMYNAYRSIERLGGLELETDYPYDAKTEKCHFIKNKSMVQIDSAVNITSNETKMAQWLVTNGPISVAINANAMQFYISGVSHPFKFLCNPNSLDHGVLIVGYATSKYPIFKKTLPYWIIKNSWGPKWGEQGYYRVFRGDGTCGINQMASSAIIAN; from the exons ATGGCAGGCTTTCTGTTGTGCGCAGTGCgctttctatttttattatttattaatttcattCTTATATTCTCTTGTTCCGCAAACAAGCCAATACAAAATGTACCGGAGCCGTTAATTCAAAGTGCCTTGAATTCTTTGAACGAAGATTCTCCGACCCATCATACGTACAAGGGTGGTAACCTGATTAGCGCACAGAGATTG AATTTGTCACCATATATAATATATAGGCTTACGTTTGATTTGACTCCCATATGTAAGGAAGCATTGGAACCTTGCCCTAGAGAAGCATGTACTGTCGAAGTAAAACAACACGAACAGGGAGACATAATTGTTTTACGAGAATCTATACAATGTATGTATTTGTATCCTCAATCAACACAACACGATTCGCTACAAGGACAAGAAAATACTCAAGAACAAGAGATTACTGAAAATGTAGACAAACAAATCGTTAGTAACCAAAGTGTCGAACTAGATCATGAAATTCAGAAGACCGGAGATCATAATGATAGACCGTTTATAGCTATGAGGGCTTCTACTCCCAATTATTGTCCAGGATGTCCGTACGAACTAAACCCAAATTTACCTGGATTAGTTGCATTTGGAGAACAAGTTGCAAAATTGATGGATGAATCGATGCCAAATGACTTTAAACACAAAATGATTGATGTTATTAAAGTAACGCGGGTTGTACCAATTTCGTCTAACGTAATAcgatatcaactattattacgCATGGGGGAAACCGATTGTTTAAAAAATGCGATAGATCAGTCTGAATGCTCTGTGCAAGGAAATCGTCCTATTAATATATGCTTAGTAACGTTTGAAGAACAACCTTGGCAACAATCTAGTCGTGTAATAACAAAGAAGGATTGTATTTTAGATAATATTATTGAAATTGAACGTAATAGTAGTTTGCCTTCAATGTTAAATGCAGAAGCACTTGTAACACCTGCATCTAACAAAGAAGAAATGAATTTTGAAAAGTTTGAGGCTTTAAAAAACTTAAGGGATATTCTTAATAATTATACTTATACTACAACTGTAAAATTGGAAGAGCAGCAGCAATCAGAAATAACGGAACGCGCTATTGTAAAGGTTTACATAAACAACAGCAATGATGATACAAAACCTCAAGGATTTGAAGATAAGGCTAAAGAATTTAATGAATTTCTAAAAGATTTTAATTTACCTACAAGGGAAGCtaaatcaaatccagaaataaacAAAGAAGAAGTTAAAGAAGATATAATTTTGCCAAAAAAAGTATCCATAGATTCTACAACCAACGAATCACGTGAATTATATAGGAACAAAAGACAAACTAGACTTGTTGGTGCACCTGCTATCCAAAATATCAGTGATCCTGAAATACAGGAATATGTTAACAAAGCATTGCagaaattttcagaaaattctGAAGGTACAAATGAGCCTATGGTAGTAGAAATCACGCAGGCTTCAAAACAAATAGTGTCAGGGAGTTTATATAAAATTACAGCTAAATTGGGCACAAGTACTTGTCCAAAGGGTACTACAAATAATTGTCAGTTAAAAGAAGGAAGTGAAATCAAGGAATGTTTGTTTTCGATATGGTCGCGGCCATGGTTAGATAATGGGTCTCCAGAAATTACAATCAATTGTAATTTAAACAGAACAAAGCGGTCCTTACGGGGTAATCGATATAGTCAAAAAATGTTGGAAATAGCTGAAGATATCAAAGGCGAAACTATGTTTGAAAATTTCATTAAAGAATATGGTAAAACATATGATTCGGCTAAAATGAAACAACatcgtttcaaaatttttaaaaagaatcTAAAAATTATCGAAGAATTACAAAGTTCCGAACAAGGAACAGCCAAGTATGGCGTTACGATGTTCGCAGATTTAACACCTAAAGAATTTAAAGCACGTTACTTAGGTTTTCGACCAGAGCTGAGGCATGAAAATGATATACCTTTCTCAGAGGCTGAGATACCAGACGTTGATTTGCCACCGAAATTCGATTGGCGCGATCATGGCGCGGTTACACCTGTTAAAAATCAGGGTCAATGTGGATCGTGTTGGgcattttcagttacagggaaTATAGAAGGACAGTATGCAATTCGACACAAAAAATTGTTATCATTGTCTGAACAAGAACTAGTAGATTGTGATTCATTGGACGAAGGATGCAACGGTGGTTATATGTATAATGCTTACAGAAGCATAGAAAGATTAGGCGGTCTTGAATTGGAAACGGATTATCCGTACGATGCCAAAACGGAAAAGTGCCacttcattaaaaataaatctaTGGTACAAATAGACTCGGCTGTTAATATTACATCGAACGAAACAAAAATGGCACAATGGCTAGTAACGAACGGTCCCATTTCTGTTGCTATTAACGCCAATGCCATGCAATTTTATATAAGCGGTGTTTCGCATCCATTCAAGTTTTTATGTAACCCCAATTCTTTAGATCACGGCGTTCTAATTGTGGGATATGCTACGAGCA agTATCCCATATTCAAGAAAACATTACCATACTGGATAATAAAGAATAGTTGGGGCCCAAAATGGGGCGAACAAGGCTATTATAGAGTATTTAGAGGAGACGGTACCTGCGGAATTAATCAAATGGCTTCAAGTGCTATAATTGCAAACTAA
- the Prp39 gene encoding pre-mRNA processing factor 39, with amino-acid sequence MPPFSSSVLRFTFQRLHRSKMSSASGDESEITLNEPVRRTRSGRTRKTAVVAKKSPVKKLLARATRSPKKMQEIEEVEEEEPILQEAVVVESIPENGVQRFGDIIIEQHAEDESTMLHLELEDSGDTTVHEINMNQNIQIAEEQENVPDLDASVTQIVHSDTVSDHMIIEESSMDKVDILSEREQVDMEGQDTSNDDTNQHVLIDFHEVINDDGETITQVTEILETEEIESETVINEGTGIEVMEVDDCQQEAQEVTESVTGKIATDTEMTELMEVTELTNTDVECSPENTMKKTEPDTEAVSEDELPTEAAAKEPETEAVSDEELPAAAPADLGETESVSEDELPPDSEKKKKSGTKAMSKTPEKKSKTEGGNKRKLNAEGEYDPSSPTSENNDETPAKKVALSAEADTGDSKQEAKPASPKKKTLPELEKYWKAVNEDPSDFTGWTYLLQYVDQENDAEAAREAYTKFLERYPYCYGYWRKFADYEKKKGNPENVQRVFDQGLKAISLSVDLWLHYINHCKTVYEKDEEKLREQYERAIQACGLEFRSDRLWESYIKWELEGKRLSKVTALYDRLLCTPTLGYISHFDAFQEFVSSNLPNRILSVDDFLALRAEVKALLKSDDNTSTSAADDAPPGEEPPPHELPPTDEETRAIREKIISSRRKMHKANINAVAARWSYEEGIKRPYFHVKPLERCQLKNWKEYLDFEIEQKDQNRIIILFERCLIACALYDEFWMRFVRYLESLKGDNVDKIRDVYSRACMVHHPKKPNLHLQWATFEEGQDNFEKAASILENIDNVLPNMLQVAYRRINLERRRGDLDKACALYENYISNSKNRTIANNIAVKYARFLCKVKNDVDKAIKVLLKATEKDKDNPRLYLQLIDLGMQRAPVDTQEIIGYMDMFIEREHADLEQRVLFAQRKVEFLEDFSPDIRQVLKAHEQFQKCIKQAKERKKTKSDDTKTDTSPPKKVKIGDQSNIPPPPSVSSQSSYQYSSGPSGPYQSQQQFQGGQYGGQGGYQQGYQQYPPPSDPNYANYQNWQYGQGGPQAYGPYNQWGSYNYY; translated from the exons CGAAAAAAATGCAAGAAATCGAAGAGGTCGAG gagGAAGAACCTATATTGCAAGAGGCAGTCGTTGTGGAAAGCATTCCAGAGAATGGTGTACAAAGATTTGGTGACATTATTATTGAACAGCACGCAGAAGACGAATCGACTATGTTGCACTTGGAATTGGAAGACTCCGGCGATACAACTGTTCATGAAATCAATATGAATCAAAATATACAAATAGCAGAGGAACAAGAAAATGTACCTGATCTAGATGCATCTGTGACTCAGATT GTTCATTCTGATACTGTGTCGGATCATATGATCATAGAAGAGAGTAGTATGGATAAAGTTGATATTTTAAGCGAACGGGAACAAGTAGATATGGAAGGACAAGACACGAGTAACGACGATACAAATCAACATGTGTTAATAGATTTTCACGAAGTCATAAACGACGATGGGGAAACTATAACACAAGTAACAGAGATTTTAGAGACAGAGGAAATTGAATCTGAAACTGTTATAAATGAAGGTACTGGAATCGAAGTTATGGAAGTAGATGATTGCCAACAAGAAGCACAAGAAGTTACAGAGAGCGTAACAGGAAAGATTGCAACTGATACAGAAATGACAGAATTAATGGAAGTGACAGAGTTGACAAATACAGATGTAGAATGCTCGCCTGAAAATACTATGAAGAAAACGGAACCTGACACAGAAGCTGTGTCCGAAGATGAATTACCTACTGAAGCTGCAGCAAAG GAGCCTGAGACAGAAGCAGTATCTGACGAAGAATTACCAGCAGCAGCTCCTGCGGATTTGGGAGAAACTGAGTCTGTTTCTGAGGACGAATTACCGCCAGATagtgaaaagaagaaaaaaagtgGAACGAAGGCAATGAGCAAAACTCCGGAAAAAAAAAGCAAAACGGAAGGTGGAA ATAAACGCAAGTTAAATGCAGAAGGAGAGTATGATCCTAGTTCGCCAACATCTGAAAATAATGATGAAACGCCAGCAAAAAAAGTGGCACTCTCGGCCGAAGCAGACACTGGGGACAGTAAGCAAGAAGCTAAACCAGCATCGCCAAAGAAAAAGACGTTGCCAGAGTtagaaaaatattggaaagctgttaacgaggatccatcggATTTCACAGGATGGACATACCTTCTTCAATATGTCGATCAAGAA AATGACGCAGAGGCTGCTCGCGAAGCTTATACCAAATTTTTGGAGCGTTATCCATATTGCTACGGTTACTGGAGAAAGTTTGCTGATTACGAGAAGAAGAAGGGCAACCCCGAAAATGTCCAAAGG GTATTCGACCAAGGTTTGAAAGCTATTTCGCTCAGTGTGGATCTTTGGCTACATTACATCAACCATTGCAAAACTGTCTACGAAAAGGATGAAGAAAAGCTTCGAGAACAATACGAAAGAGCTATTCAAGCATGTGGTCTTGAATTTAG ATCTGATCGTCTTTGGGAAAGTTACATAAAATGGGAGTTGGAAGGCAAACGTCTTAGCAAAGTAACAGCTCTGTATGACCGCTTATTATGTACGCCTACTCTTGGCTATATCTCCCACTTCGATGCATTTCAAGAGTTCGTTTCTTCGAACTTaccaaatcgtattttaagcgtTGATGATTTTCTTGCATTGCGCGCCGAAGTGAAAGCGCTTTTGAAATCAGATGACAATACGTCTACTTCTGCAGCAGACGATGCACCGCCTGGAGAAGAACCTCCACCGCACGAACTTCCACCTACCGATGAAGAGACACGTGCTATCAGAGAAAAAATTATTAGCAGTAGACGTAAAATGCACAAAGCCAATATTAATGCAGTTGCTGCAAGATGGTCATACGAAGAAGGT atcaAAAGGCCATATTTCCACGTGAAACCTTTGGAACGATGTCAGTTGAAAAACTGGAAGGAATACCTAGATTTTGAAATTGAACAAAAAGATCAGAACCGAATAATCATTTTATTTGAAAGGTGTTTGATAGCGTGTGCTTTATACGATGAATTTTGGATGCGA TTTGTTCGTTATTTGGAATCTTTGAAGGGCGATAACGTGGACAAAATTAGAGATGTATATTCTAGAGCTTGCATGGTGCATCATCCAAAGAAACCAAATTTGCATCTCCAATGGGCAACCTTCGAAGAAGGTCAGGATAATTTCGAGAAAGCGGCAAGCATACTTGAAAACATTGATAACGTATTACCAAATATGTTACAAGTGGCATATCGACGAATAAATTTGGAACGTAGAAGAGGGGACTTGGATAAAGCGTGTGCATTATACGAAAATTATATAAGTAACAGTAAAAATAGAACTATCGCAAATAACATCGCTGTAAAGTACGCGCGATTTCTATGCAAAGTAAAAAATGATGTGGACAAGGCAATTAAAGTACTACTGAAG GCTACAGAAAAAGACAAAGATAATCCTCGACTTTACCTACAATTGATTGACTTGGGAATGCAAAGAGCCCCTGTTGATACACAAGAAATTATAGGGTACATGGATATGTTCATAGAACGAGAGCACGCCGATCTTGAACAGAGAGTACTTTTTGCGCAACGTAAAGTAGAATTTCTTGAGGATTTTAGTCCCGATATTCGACAAGTATTGAAAGCGCACGAGCAATTCCAAAAATGTATTAAACAGGCAAAAGAACGGAAGAAGACGAAAAGCGACGATACTAAAAC AGATACTTCCCCTCCAAAGAAAGTGAAAATTGGTGATCAATCGAATATACCACCACCGCCTTCTGTCAGCTCGCAGTCATCTTATCAATATAGCAGCGGCCCAAGTGGACCTTATCAATCACAACAACAATTTCAGGGTGGCCAGTACGGTGGCCAAGGTGGATATCAACAGGGTTATCAACAATATCCGCCTCCATCCGATCCTAATTATGCAAATTATCAAAATTGGCAATACGGACAAGGTGGACCGCAAGCGTACGGACCATATAATCAATGGGGATCTTACAATTACTATTAG